In Candidatus Binataceae bacterium, one genomic interval encodes:
- a CDS encoding alpha/beta hydrolase, giving the protein MPLFERANVSLYYEEYGSGYPLLLFAPGGMRSSIDFWHRSPFDPTAELAQDFRVIAMDQRNAGRSRAPVGAADGWETYAADHLALLDHLGVRRAHLLGGCIGSSYCLGLTRLAPERVGAAVLQNPIGLSDNRPAFYEMFDGWAGDLRKERPELSRAAFDSFRARMYDGDFVFSVSREFVRGCRTPMLILAGDDLYHPAPISEELARLAPDCELIAKWKTPDATPAAVARVRAFLKAHQ; this is encoded by the coding sequence ATGCCGCTTTTCGAACGTGCGAACGTTTCGCTCTACTACGAGGAATACGGATCGGGGTATCCGCTGCTGCTGTTCGCACCTGGCGGGATGCGCTCGAGCATCGACTTCTGGCACCGCAGCCCCTTCGATCCGACCGCCGAGCTGGCGCAGGACTTCCGCGTGATCGCGATGGACCAGCGCAACGCCGGCCGCTCGCGTGCGCCCGTCGGCGCGGCCGATGGATGGGAGACCTATGCCGCCGACCATCTCGCCCTGCTCGACCATCTCGGAGTGCGCCGCGCCCACCTTCTCGGGGGATGTATCGGCTCCTCATATTGCCTGGGCCTTACCCGGCTCGCACCCGAGCGCGTTGGCGCCGCCGTGCTGCAAAACCCGATCGGCCTCAGCGACAACCGCCCGGCGTTTTACGAGATGTTCGACGGATGGGCAGGCGATCTGAGGAAGGAACGCCCGGAGCTAAGCCGGGCCGCGTTCGATTCCTTCCGCGCACGGATGTACGACGGCGACTTCGTCTTCTCGGTGTCACGCGAGTTCGTACGCGGCTGCCGCACGCCGATGCTGATCCTGGCGGGCGACGATCTCTATCATCCGGCGCCGATCTCCGAGGAGCTCGCGCGCCTGGCGCCCGACTGCGAACTCATCGCGAAGTGGAAGACGCCCGACGCGACGCCGGCGGCCGTCGCGCGCGTCCGCGCCTTCCTCAAAGCGCACCAATAG
- a CDS encoding methyltransferase domain-containing protein, with translation MTFGPFGVGRLDGRAVMVPNAAPGDLLEVTVTEQRAGHLVARVERVLKASAARRTPPCSYLPRCGGCDWQQIAYPEQVRFKAEVVAAALNRALGLQFDPAALIEPAPAEFGYRARIRFQAARGGRLGFYESGSRRLVEVDRCIVAAQEIRMPREFAAAIECEEIEVVADRGREVLVAHLARPPGPAVLERARRLVAGDARIAGAVLRSGRVREVVGEASIAVALEPGLELEVEADLFSQINRAQNLKLVAAVMEMAVAGTGARVLDLFCGAGNFSLPAARRGAEVMGVDAEALAVAAAARNAKRLGFERAEFAAMAAAELAQFLLRARYRPDVVIMDPPRSGARDLIEPLMRMRAARVIYVSCDVATLARDLRALCADGYRIAALRAFDFFPNTHHVEVVAHAVLTSAPTRS, from the coding sequence ATGACATTCGGGCCGTTCGGAGTCGGACGGCTCGACGGCAGAGCCGTGATGGTGCCCAACGCGGCGCCGGGCGACCTGCTCGAGGTCACGGTTACCGAGCAGCGCGCGGGGCATCTGGTCGCGCGCGTCGAGCGCGTGCTCAAGGCGAGCGCCGCGCGCCGCACGCCGCCCTGTTCCTACCTGCCGCGATGCGGCGGATGCGATTGGCAGCAAATCGCTTATCCGGAGCAGGTGCGATTCAAGGCGGAGGTCGTTGCGGCGGCGCTCAATCGCGCGCTCGGCCTCCAATTCGATCCCGCGGCTCTGATCGAGCCGGCCCCGGCCGAGTTCGGTTACCGCGCCCGTATCAGGTTCCAGGCCGCGCGCGGCGGACGGCTGGGATTTTATGAATCGGGCAGCCGCCGCCTGGTCGAAGTCGACCGCTGCATCGTGGCGGCGCAGGAAATCCGGATGCCGCGCGAGTTCGCCGCGGCGATCGAATGCGAAGAGATCGAGGTTGTCGCCGATCGCGGCCGTGAAGTGCTGGTAGCGCATCTGGCGCGGCCGCCCGGCCCGGCCGTGCTCGAGCGGGCGCGGCGGCTGGTCGCAGGCGACGCGCGAATTGCGGGCGCGGTGCTGCGCTCGGGCCGCGTGCGCGAGGTGGTTGGCGAAGCCTCGATCGCGGTCGCGCTCGAGCCGGGACTCGAACTCGAGGTCGAGGCCGACCTTTTCAGCCAGATCAATCGCGCGCAGAACCTGAAGCTGGTCGCCGCGGTGATGGAGATGGCGGTGGCGGGAACGGGCGCTCGAGTGCTCGATCTGTTTTGCGGCGCCGGCAACTTCAGCCTGCCCGCGGCGCGGCGCGGCGCGGAAGTGATGGGCGTCGACGCCGAGGCGCTGGCGGTGGCCGCGGCGGCGCGCAATGCGAAGCGTCTGGGGTTCGAGCGGGCGGAGTTCGCCGCGATGGCGGCGGCGGAGTTGGCGCAGTTTCTGCTCCGCGCGCGCTACCGGCCCGACGTGGTGATCATGGATCCCCCGCGTAGCGGCGCGCGCGACCTGATCGAGCCGTTGATGCGGATGCGCGCGGCGCGGGTGATCTACGTTTCGTGCGACGTGGCGACGCTTGCGCGCGACTTGCGCGCGCTTTGCGCCGACGGGTACCGGATCGCGGCGCTGCGCGCGTTCGATTTTTTTCCGAACACGCATCACGTCGAGGTCGTTGCCCATGCGGTATTGACTTCGGCGCCGACCCGTTCCTAA
- a CDS encoding HAMP domain-containing sensor histidine kinase — protein MAQVARRLLPNLERTAERWAESIQLSAPSDKIPRMRQTLRGMTVPFLHAFFERLAERDPKGALAAHERFIENVVRSQLDEPERQRATIEALFASAHAVRGLLVQEIGRSLEGDEGQIGALLPFNRLWSEAIESIGRVYVRLREDRLRHLYEDARRTAEKLRESEERFRLMAKEAREARDAALEASRIKSAFVANVTHEIHTPLNIILGYADLMAERLAEFGDDRARDYAEPVRRAGKRLLGTIASILEISRIEAGEYRLDPKPIALGEFIEGLLREFKILAAKKGLSLGAEIAEPGAVVTFDEVCLSNTLTNLLQNAIKFTERGAVTLRLWRGEDAALRLQVRDTGVGIDPRYLPHIFQAFSQENPGLTRKFEGVGLGLSLVRKYLELNGAAIAVASEKDKGATFTIRFAPEAVRSA, from the coding sequence ATGGCGCAGGTCGCGCGCCGCCTGCTTCCCAATCTCGAAAGGACCGCGGAGCGATGGGCCGAAAGCATTCAACTCAGCGCGCCTTCCGACAAGATCCCGCGGATGCGCCAGACGTTGCGCGGGATGACGGTTCCTTTTCTGCACGCGTTCTTCGAGCGATTGGCCGAGCGCGATCCGAAGGGTGCGCTCGCCGCTCATGAGAGATTCATCGAAAACGTAGTCCGCAGCCAGCTCGACGAACCCGAACGCCAGCGCGCCACGATCGAGGCGCTATTCGCTTCCGCCCACGCGGTGCGCGGCCTGCTGGTGCAGGAGATCGGCCGCAGCCTGGAAGGCGACGAGGGGCAAATCGGCGCGCTACTGCCGTTCAACCGGCTATGGAGCGAAGCGATCGAATCGATCGGCCGCGTCTACGTTCGGCTGCGCGAAGACCGTCTGCGCCATTTGTATGAGGATGCGCGGCGAACCGCCGAGAAGCTGCGCGAGAGCGAAGAACGCTTTCGGCTGATGGCCAAGGAAGCCCGAGAGGCGCGCGACGCGGCGCTCGAGGCATCGCGGATCAAGTCCGCCTTCGTGGCCAACGTGACCCACGAGATCCACACTCCGCTCAACATAATCCTGGGTTACGCGGACCTGATGGCCGAGCGGCTGGCCGAATTCGGCGATGACAGGGCGCGCGACTACGCCGAACCGGTGCGCCGCGCCGGCAAGCGGCTGCTCGGCACCATCGCTTCGATCCTGGAAATCTCCAGGATCGAGGCGGGCGAGTACCGGCTCGATCCGAAGCCGATCGCGCTCGGCGAATTCATCGAAGGGCTGCTCCGCGAGTTCAAAATCCTGGCCGCCAAAAAAGGCCTTTCGCTCGGCGCCGAGATCGCCGAGCCCGGGGCAGTCGTGACTTTCGATGAAGTCTGTCTCTCGAACACGCTGACCAACCTGCTGCAGAACGCGATCAAGTTCACCGAACGCGGAGCGGTGACGCTGCGGCTCTGGCGTGGCGAGGACGCCGCGCTCCGCCTGCAGGTGCGCGATACCGGCGTAGGAATCGACCCCCGCTATCTGCCGCACATCTTCCAGGCTTTCTCGCAGGAAAACCCCGGCCTGACCCGCAAATTCGAGGGCGTTGGCCTGGGGCTCTCGCTGGTCAGAAAATATCTCGAACTCAACGGCGCAGCGATCGCGGTCGCGAGCGAGAAGGACAAGGGCGCCACGTTCACTATCCGGTTTGCACCCGAGGCGGTTCGCAGCGCCTGA
- a CDS encoding SRPBCC family protein, with amino-acid sequence MTRVYYSTVFEQTADQVWRAIRDFNSYPEWVASVSESHIEDGKPGDAVGAIRNFVEYGTRIRQRLLAHSDLDRSYTYESCGPLGAISYYRGTARVTPIVDGNRAFVEWSVGVECPDAEREHSAALLEQAMPQWLNSLRAMLQGRTAEERA; translated from the coding sequence ATGACGCGAGTTTATTACAGCACCGTCTTCGAACAGACGGCCGACCAGGTGTGGCGCGCGATCCGCGACTTCAACAGCTATCCCGAGTGGGTGGCGAGCGTCAGCGAAAGTCACATCGAGGACGGCAAACCAGGTGACGCGGTCGGGGCGATCCGCAACTTCGTCGAATACGGCACGCGCATCCGGCAGCGCCTGCTCGCCCACTCGGATCTCGACCGCTCCTACACCTACGAATCGTGCGGCCCGCTCGGAGCTATCAGTTATTACCGGGGTACCGCGCGCGTGACGCCAATCGTCGATGGCAACAGGGCCTTCGTCGAATGGTCGGTCGGCGTCGAATGCCCCGACGCGGAACGCGAGCACTCCGCGGCGTTGCTCGAGCAGGCGATGCCGCAATGGCTGAACTCGCTGCGGGCGATGCTCCAAGGACGAACGGCGGAGGAGCGCGCATGA
- a CDS encoding ABC transporter substrate-binding protein, which yields MPALRAGAVAAPADVGTPRAAVTSAIDDAVALLHNTAMPIEQRRRELRALAERNLDLARMAENVLGTHWTEMTPTQQQEFVPLFEAFLEDAYLGEIQEYSKLKIEIGAETLEGADFARVGATVLQPGEDPIEISFLLERGPRGWLMYDVVVDDIALVSNYRAQFDRVIRTEGLGGLEATLRMKQAKLEAMLGE from the coding sequence TTGCCAGCGCTGCGTGCCGGCGCGGTCGCCGCGCCCGCTGATGTCGGGACGCCGCGCGCCGCGGTCACCAGCGCCATCGACGACGCCGTCGCGCTTCTCCATAACACCGCGATGCCCATCGAGCAGCGCAGACGCGAACTGCGCGCGCTCGCCGAGCGCAACCTCGACCTCGCGAGGATGGCCGAGAACGTGCTCGGAACGCATTGGACGGAGATGACGCCCACGCAGCAGCAGGAGTTCGTGCCGCTATTCGAAGCGTTCCTGGAGGATGCCTATCTGGGCGAGATCCAGGAGTACTCCAAGCTCAAAATCGAGATCGGGGCGGAAACGCTTGAGGGCGCCGATTTCGCCCGAGTCGGTGCCACCGTGCTCCAGCCGGGCGAAGATCCGATCGAAATCAGCTTCCTGCTGGAGCGCGGGCCGCGCGGCTGGCTGATGTACGACGTCGTGGTCGATGACATCGCACTGGTTTCAAACTACCGAGCGCAGTTCGATCGCGTGATCCGCACCGAGGGGCTTGGCGGGCTTGAAGCCACGCTCAGGATGAAACAGGCCAAGCTCGAGGCGATGCTCGGCGAGTAA
- a CDS encoding Rieske 2Fe-2S domain-containing protein gives MTHGNSRGRSLKGTGGARARRVAKRGAVRFRVCRADALKPGESMKFMLPVRGADEECFLINFRGDFHAYVNRCRHVPMAMDWIDNQFFAGQGRYLMCQTHNAYFEPASGECIAGPPSACGKFLYRVPLEIDGGLIYARPPEQDIQD, from the coding sequence ATGACGCACGGCAATAGCCGGGGCCGGAGCCTCAAAGGCACGGGAGGCGCCCGCGCGCGCCGCGTCGCGAAACGCGGCGCGGTCCGCTTCCGCGTATGCCGGGCGGATGCGCTTAAGCCCGGCGAGTCGATGAAATTCATGCTGCCCGTGCGGGGCGCGGATGAGGAATGTTTCCTGATTAATTTCCGCGGCGATTTTCACGCCTACGTCAACCGCTGCCGCCACGTGCCGATGGCGATGGACTGGATCGACAACCAGTTCTTTGCCGGGCAGGGGCGGTACCTGATGTGCCAGACGCACAACGCCTACTTCGAGCCGGCGAGCGGCGAATGTATCGCGGGCCCGCCGAGTGCCTGCGGAAAATTCCTATATCGCGTACCGCTCGAGATCGACGGCGGCCTTATCTATGCGCGTCCGCCCGAGCAGGATATCCAGGATTAG
- a CDS encoding glutathione S-transferase N-terminal domain-containing protein: MLKLFYAVGTCALASHIALEEAGARYETVRLDFRASDQRKLDYLAINPKGRVPALVTDRGILTETPAILAFVAQTFPQARLAPLVDTFAFAQVQAFNSYLCSTVHVAHAHRVRGYRWVDADDAAAIAAMQKKVPQSVAECFDLIEREMFAGPWVMGKDYTVCDPYLFTLARWLEADGVDSARFPKVNGHLGRMSERPAVKRALEQELSPKSSPESSPAA, translated from the coding sequence ATGCTCAAGTTGTTTTACGCCGTCGGCACCTGCGCCTTGGCCTCGCACATCGCCTTGGAAGAGGCCGGCGCCCGCTACGAAACCGTGCGGCTCGACTTTCGCGCCAGCGATCAGCGAAAGCTGGACTACCTGGCGATCAATCCCAAAGGCCGCGTGCCGGCCCTCGTGACCGATCGCGGCATCCTGACCGAGACTCCGGCAATTCTGGCTTTCGTCGCCCAAACTTTTCCGCAAGCCCGGCTCGCGCCGCTCGTCGACACGTTCGCGTTCGCGCAGGTGCAGGCGTTCAACAGCTACCTCTGCTCGACCGTCCATGTCGCCCATGCGCACCGCGTCCGCGGCTATCGCTGGGTGGACGCGGACGACGCCGCCGCGATCGCGGCGATGCAGAAGAAAGTGCCGCAATCGGTCGCCGAGTGCTTCGATCTGATCGAGCGCGAGATGTTCGCCGGCCCGTGGGTGATGGGGAAGGACTACACGGTCTGCGATCCTTACCTCTTTACGCTGGCGCGGTGGCTGGAAGCCGATGGCGTCGATTCGGCGCGCTTCCCTAAAGTGAACGGCCATCTTGGGCGCATGTCCGAGCGTCCCGCCGTGAAGAGAGCGCTCGAGCAGGAATTGTCGCCGAAATCTTCACCGGAATCCTCGCCGGCTGCATAG
- the amrB gene encoding AmmeMemoRadiSam system protein B, producing MDKPIIRPVEAFPMEQQDQTLICLRDPSGLAPEPIMLGMGAYFLVTLFDGTNSTLDLQAAFSRRFGEIIPSEKIGELIATLDRAGFLDSPVFAERMGAMREEFGQSPSRAPAFAGLCYETEASRLRAEIESFFERPHAPGRDALAPAAASPSSTVQAASLAGLIAPHIDPRRGAAAYAWAYNELRRCERPELIVILGTSHYGAGPELFSATRKDYVTPLGAVPTDRAFVERLAARYAGSRGGDLFADEMLHRNEHSIEFQALFLAWALGVRGYQVAPILVSSFHRMVGANERPAGAARVARFLDALREELAAERRRVLILAGVDFAHVGRKFGDPFGLDDGVAERVRREDLALIETIKGGDPGAFFADIARDGDQRKICGLAPMYTQLELLSGRRARLLHYDIALEPQTDSLVSFASLAID from the coding sequence ATGGACAAGCCGATAATTCGCCCGGTCGAAGCCTTTCCGATGGAACAACAGGACCAGACGCTGATCTGTCTGCGCGATCCGTCAGGCCTTGCGCCGGAGCCGATCATGTTGGGGATGGGCGCCTATTTCCTGGTGACGCTGTTCGACGGGACCAACTCGACGCTCGATTTGCAGGCCGCGTTCAGCCGCCGCTTCGGCGAGATCATCCCGTCCGAGAAGATCGGCGAGCTCATCGCCACGCTCGACCGCGCCGGTTTTCTCGATTCGCCGGTCTTCGCGGAGCGGATGGGTGCGATGCGCGAGGAGTTCGGGCAAAGCCCGTCGCGGGCGCCGGCGTTCGCAGGGCTATGCTATGAAACCGAGGCCTCGCGGCTGCGCGCCGAGATCGAGTCGTTCTTCGAACGTCCGCATGCGCCCGGCCGCGACGCGCTTGCGCCGGCGGCGGCGTCGCCTTCGTCCACGGTGCAGGCCGCATCACTCGCCGGCCTCATCGCGCCGCATATCGATCCGCGCCGGGGCGCCGCGGCTTACGCATGGGCTTATAACGAGCTTCGCCGGTGCGAGCGCCCGGAGCTGATCGTCATCCTGGGTACTTCGCACTACGGCGCGGGACCCGAGTTGTTCAGCGCCACGCGCAAGGATTACGTCACTCCGCTCGGTGCGGTGCCGACCGATCGCGCCTTTGTAGAGCGGCTGGCGGCGCGCTACGCGGGTTCGCGCGGCGGCGATCTCTTCGCCGACGAGATGCTCCATCGCAACGAACACTCGATCGAGTTCCAGGCGCTCTTTCTGGCCTGGGCGCTGGGGGTGCGCGGCTACCAGGTCGCGCCGATCCTGGTCAGCTCGTTCCATCGGATGGTTGGCGCGAACGAGCGTCCTGCGGGCGCGGCGCGAGTCGCCCGCTTTCTCGACGCGCTGCGCGAGGAGCTTGCGGCCGAGCGCCGCCGGGTGCTGATTCTGGCCGGTGTCGATTTTGCCCACGTCGGGCGCAAGTTCGGCGATCCCTTCGGCCTCGACGACGGCGTGGCCGAGCGCGTGCGGCGCGAGGACCTTGCGCTCATCGAAACCATCAAGGGGGGCGATCCCGGCGCCTTCTTCGCCGACATCGCGCGTGACGGCGATCAGCGCAAGATTTGCGGCCTCGCGCCGATGTACACGCAGCTCGAACTGCTGAGCGGCCGGCGCGCGCGCCTGCTCCACTACGACATCGCGCTCGAGCCGCAGACCGATTCGCTGGTCTCCTTCGCCAGCCTCGCCATCGACTGA
- a CDS encoding methyltransferase, with the protein MNFAWRGLALGAAVELDLFSHIAAGKTGAAQIAGAAGASEHGTRRLLNALCGMGYLKKTAKNYRLQPSAAEYLVRTRPLYMGDAAMIGKMLMGPWSMLAEAVKSGRPLQTGATAEERAAFFSKLVPAIFPASFLSATAAVKRLPAAARRRIGRILDIGAGAAPWSIPFARALKRARVTVADYPVVAQVARQYAERWGVADRFDYLEGDFRELDFGTGFDLAILGHIVHGEGADWGRRLLRRACDALGDGGMLLIGEFVPNDERSGPASALLFGLNMLINTPAGDVFTMREYREWLKEAGFRKVTAMPAPEHVSPLILATK; encoded by the coding sequence ATGAACTTCGCGTGGAGAGGCCTCGCGCTCGGCGCCGCAGTCGAACTCGACCTCTTCAGCCATATCGCGGCCGGCAAGACCGGCGCCGCGCAGATCGCGGGCGCGGCCGGCGCCTCGGAGCATGGAACGCGCCGCCTGCTCAACGCGCTCTGCGGCATGGGGTACCTGAAGAAAACCGCGAAGAACTACCGCCTTCAGCCGAGCGCCGCCGAGTATCTGGTGCGAACCAGGCCGCTCTACATGGGCGACGCGGCGATGATCGGAAAGATGCTGATGGGCCCCTGGTCGATGCTCGCCGAGGCGGTCAAAAGCGGCCGTCCGCTCCAGACCGGTGCGACCGCGGAGGAGCGCGCCGCGTTCTTCTCGAAGCTGGTTCCCGCGATCTTTCCCGCGAGCTTTCTTTCCGCCACCGCGGCCGTCAAGCGCCTGCCGGCTGCGGCGCGGCGCAGGATCGGCCGCATCCTCGATATCGGCGCGGGCGCGGCGCCATGGTCGATTCCCTTCGCCAGGGCGCTCAAACGCGCGCGCGTGACCGTGGCCGATTACCCGGTGGTCGCACAGGTCGCTCGCCAGTACGCCGAACGGTGGGGCGTGGCCGACCGCTTCGACTATCTCGAAGGCGACTTCCGCGAGCTCGATTTCGGAACAGGGTTCGACCTGGCGATCCTGGGCCATATCGTGCATGGCGAGGGCGCCGATTGGGGCAGGCGCCTGCTGAGGCGCGCCTGCGACGCGCTCGGCGACGGCGGGATGCTGCTCATCGGCGAGTTCGTTCCCAACGACGAACGCAGCGGACCGGCGTCAGCGCTGCTTTTCGGCCTCAACATGCTGATCAACACACCGGCGGGGGACGTCTTCACGATGCGCGAGTATCGCGAATGGCTGAAGGAGGCCGGCTTCAGGAAAGTGACGGCGATGCCGGCGCCCGAGCACGTGTCGCCGCTCATCCTCGCGACCAAGTGA
- a CDS encoding VOC family protein, protein MTNKGFSHVGLSTLDLDKTREFYEKVLGFKVVVADTIKIKEGGAIRHIFFDTGRDQLLAFMEPRGIPGVPVEYDAGINRGLGTPAAFYHFAFEAGSIAGLEDKRRELIDKGVQVTDVVDHGWAHSIYFKDPNGMSLEYCCLVRNFTQDDATMQERFEVSIKALGLDIANADEITSARADHEKAKHLQ, encoded by the coding sequence ATGACCAACAAGGGATTTTCTCACGTCGGGCTTTCCACGCTCGACCTCGACAAGACCCGCGAGTTCTACGAGAAAGTGCTCGGTTTCAAGGTCGTGGTTGCCGATACGATCAAGATCAAGGAAGGCGGCGCCATCCGCCACATTTTTTTCGATACCGGCCGCGATCAGCTGCTCGCCTTCATGGAGCCTCGCGGCATTCCCGGTGTTCCAGTCGAGTACGACGCGGGCATCAACCGCGGACTAGGCACGCCGGCGGCCTTTTATCACTTCGCTTTCGAAGCCGGGTCGATCGCCGGGCTTGAAGATAAGCGCCGCGAACTCATCGACAAGGGCGTACAGGTGACCGACGTGGTCGATCACGGATGGGCGCACTCGATCTACTTCAAGGATCCGAACGGGATGTCGCTCGAGTACTGCTGCCTGGTCCGCAATTTCACTCAGGACGACGCCACGATGCAGGAGCGGTTCGAGGTTTCGATAAAGGCGCTCGGACTCGACATCGCCAACGCCGACGAGATCACGTCGGCCCGTGCGGACCACGAAAAGGCGAAGCATCTGCAGTAG
- a CDS encoding MFS transporter produces the protein MIGLGITWVLDGLEVTLMGAISAVLQSPEVLHFSAAQIGGISSAYLAGAVLGSLVFGHLTDRHGRREFFFISLAIYLTGVGLTAFSWNLWSFALFRFVTGAGIGGEYSAVNSAIDELIPARFRGRVDLMINGSFWLGAAAGAASTVVLLNPRILPINLGWRLGFGVGAILSACILYLRRYIPESPRWMVTHGQREAADAAVAEIERTVASETGARLEDPSADEALRLHERRHFGLSTVLWPMVTQYRSHSMLGLVLMVAQAFMYNAIFFTYALVLTRYYGVSPHAAGLYLLPFALGNFLGPVTLGHFFDTIGRRQMISATFALAAILLILTGWLFARGDLTATTQAILWSVMFFFASPAASSAYLTVSEIFPLEMRALAIAIFYSAGTAVGGVVAPWFFGRLIDSQSRTALLWGYLVAAALMLAAATVEAIFGIAAERMSLEKIAAPLSSAH, from the coding sequence GTGATCGGTCTTGGCATCACCTGGGTGCTCGACGGCCTTGAGGTCACGCTGATGGGCGCGATCAGCGCCGTCTTGCAAAGCCCCGAAGTGTTGCACTTCAGCGCGGCGCAGATCGGCGGGATAAGCTCGGCCTACCTCGCAGGCGCGGTCCTCGGCTCGCTGGTCTTCGGCCATCTGACCGATCGGCACGGGCGGCGCGAATTCTTTTTCATAAGTCTCGCCATCTACCTTACCGGCGTCGGGCTGACCGCGTTTTCGTGGAATCTCTGGAGTTTCGCGCTGTTCAGGTTCGTGACCGGCGCCGGCATCGGCGGCGAATACTCGGCGGTCAACTCCGCTATCGACGAGCTTATCCCGGCGCGGTTTCGCGGCCGCGTCGATCTCATGATCAATGGCAGTTTCTGGTTGGGAGCCGCGGCAGGAGCGGCGTCGACGGTGGTCCTGCTGAATCCGCGGATCCTGCCGATCAATCTCGGGTGGCGTCTGGGCTTCGGCGTCGGAGCGATTCTCAGCGCGTGCATTCTCTATCTGCGCCGCTATATCCCGGAAAGTCCGCGATGGATGGTGACTCACGGCCAGCGCGAGGCGGCGGACGCAGCTGTTGCCGAGATCGAGCGGACCGTGGCGAGCGAGACCGGCGCGCGGCTCGAGGATCCGTCGGCCGACGAGGCGCTGCGGCTGCATGAGCGGCGGCACTTCGGCCTGAGCACCGTGCTGTGGCCGATGGTGACGCAGTACCGCTCGCACTCGATGCTAGGCCTTGTGCTGATGGTCGCGCAGGCTTTCATGTACAACGCGATCTTCTTTACCTACGCGCTGGTGCTGACGCGTTACTACGGCGTGTCGCCGCATGCGGCCGGGCTCTACCTGCTGCCGTTTGCGTTGGGGAATTTCCTGGGGCCGGTGACCCTGGGCCATTTCTTCGACACCATCGGCCGCCGGCAGATGATCAGCGCGACCTTCGCGCTCGCGGCTATCCTGCTGATCCTGACCGGATGGCTATTTGCGCGCGGCGACCTGACCGCGACCACCCAGGCGATCCTCTGGTCGGTGATGTTCTTTTTTGCCTCGCCGGCGGCGAGTTCGGCGTATCTCACGGTCAGCGAAATCTTTCCGCTCGAGATGCGCGCGCTGGCGATCGCGATCTTCTACTCCGCCGGAACTGCCGTCGGCGGCGTGGTCGCGCCATGGTTCTTCGGGCGCCTGATAGATTCCCAATCGCGCACCGCGCTCTTGTGGGGCTACCTGGTCGCCGCGGCCCTGATGCTTGCGGCGGCGACGGTCGAGGCCATTTTCGGGATCGCGGCGGAGCGGATGAGCCTCGAGAAAATCGCCGCGCCGCTATCATCGGCGCACTGA
- a CDS encoding glucose 1-dehydrogenase: MSELAGKVAVVTGASRGIGRATAERLARDGVSVVINYAVSGEEAKAAVREIEGQGGKAIAIQADIARLDDIARLFRETVARLGRLDILVANAGYACFKPFAEITPEDFDRTYALNARGTYFCLKEALGHMADGGRIVCVSTIGTVLNVPGGACYFGSKAAVEQFCRTLAKEVAPRGITVNVVSPGFTETAMLLANIDDAARRSLIETTPLGRLGQPEEIADVVAFLVSEPARWINRQNIAADGGIVSR; encoded by the coding sequence ATGAGCGAGCTTGCGGGGAAGGTCGCCGTAGTGACCGGAGCGTCGCGAGGTATCGGCCGCGCGACCGCCGAGCGCCTCGCGCGCGACGGCGTATCCGTGGTGATCAACTATGCCGTCAGCGGCGAGGAGGCTAAGGCGGCGGTGCGTGAGATCGAGGGGCAGGGCGGCAAGGCGATCGCCATTCAGGCCGACATCGCGCGCCTCGATGACATCGCACGTCTCTTTCGCGAGACCGTCGCGCGCCTGGGCAGGCTCGATATCCTGGTCGCCAACGCGGGTTACGCCTGTTTCAAGCCGTTCGCGGAAATCACCCCGGAGGATTTCGATCGAACCTACGCGCTCAATGCCAGGGGAACTTACTTCTGCCTCAAGGAGGCGCTGGGTCATATGGCGGACGGCGGCAGAATCGTCTGCGTATCGACGATCGGTACCGTCCTGAATGTTCCGGGCGGCGCGTGCTACTTCGGCAGCAAGGCGGCGGTCGAGCAATTCTGCCGCACGCTCGCGAAGGAGGTTGCGCCGCGCGGAATCACCGTCAATGTAGTTTCGCCGGGCTTCACCGAGACAGCGATGCTGCTCGCGAACATCGACGACGCGGCGCGCCGCAGCCTGATCGAGACGACGCCGCTCGGCCGTCTCGGACAGCCCGAGGAAATTGCCGACGTCGTCGCGTTCCTGGTCAGCGAGCCGGCGCGTTGGATCAACCGCCAGAATATCGCCGCCGACGGCGGAATCGTCAGCCGGTAG